The Corylus avellana chromosome ca11, CavTom2PMs-1.0 genome contains the following window.
GGTCCCAGGTTTCAGCCAAAAActgggaaaccggaccgggttgacacccctacctaCAAGCCTATGTTCCATTCCCTTAGCGTAAGCTAACAACTTAGGTACCTGGAAAGATTTACAGAATACAAGCCCATGTTTCAAACAACTAGTACTAGCCATTAGGTATCTTCTAAGAGTTTCAAAAGAAATCATCTATACATTTGGAAATCTTTGAAACTGGTTTCGATTTCGAAGACTTCCTAAAATATAGCTATTACCTACAAGCCCTTGTTTCATTCCCTTGGCATAGGCTGGCAACTTAGGTAGATGGACAGCTTTACAGAATACAAGCCCATGTTTCCTTCCTTTAACATAGGCTGACAGCTTAGGTAGATGGACAACTTCACAGAAAGAGAGGCAACTTAGGTAGACAGATAACTTCACAGGTTCTTCTTCAGACTATATATTCACAAAGAAAGAGGTTCTTCTTCATACTAATATTTAGCCCATGCATCCTTTCCTTTATGAATGAATGCCATTCCTTTCCACCTTTGAAACCCACTCTTCCACTTGGCCAATATAGACGAGAAAGAAGTTCTATGTCTTCTCAGTCTGCTAactcttccttctttctttgaaTCTTTCTTTCGTTCCTATCTAGGACTCCTTCATACCATCTCCTCCATTCGACCCCTATCGTCTACGCTTTTGATGAATCACAGACCATGAAGAATCAAGTCTCTGCGTAGATCCTTCTCCTTCCACTTGCGGCCTTCTTCGACCcaatctcttcttctctttggtATGGCATTGTGAAGTGCGAAAAGGAGCCTTGGCTAGCCTCACAACAATATTTCTCAAAAGATCATGAGATTCTGCAAGCATATTTGTAATCAacacagaaaaaaaaacccagcaACAATGGCTAGCCTCACAACAATATTTCTCTCCTTCTCTTGTTGGTGTTGCTACCAGCTTTTGTATGCTCAGTTAACAGACACCATCAAACCGAGCAATGTGATTTTTCACTCTTCGGGGGAGATTGTTTCTGCTAATGGCAAATTCCAATCATGCTTCTCAAAAGGTCTAGATGGTCTTTCATATTTAGGCATAATTTATAGGCCCAATGATTTCAATAGGCTTGCTTACCGAGGCACACCTATTGTTAGTGGAAATCTGACAATGGGTGCAGACTATGTGTTGAAGATTCTCCACGATGGAGGGAGCCTCATCCTGTTGAATGCTAATAGCTCAACTCCAAGCTTCATTGCTACTATTGAAAATTTTGGCAATTTTAGaattaaacaaatgaatccCGATGGATCTATCAGGAAGGTTCTATGGCAAAGCTCCGATTATCCTAATGACACACTATTACCTGGTATGAAACTAGgaatgaattaaaagaaaaaaaaaaaagaaaaaaaaaggaaaatcgaTGCTCAATTCATGGGTAACTGGCCAAATCCCTACCTTCGGAGACGGCTTTTCTCTCAAATGGAGCCCCACAACTAATGGAATGGGACAATTGATTATGAGTTCGAGGACATCCGTATTGGCTTAGTGGGATCGGGAATGATCCTCACTTTCCAAATTTTTCGATCAAGTTTGGTGTCGattataaatttcattttcatcaCCACTGAGAACGAGAGTTACTTTATGTACTCTGTTCTAGATGGGCATGATTATAATTCGATGTGGGTCTTGGGGTTCGATAGGCGGCTTAATGATCAAGgaaatctttttttcttggatagaaacatatgtttttttaattcctaTTACCCTGGGTGTGTGGAGCAAAATGCAACCAAGTGCAGCATTGGCAATCAACAGTTCGATGAAAATAAGGGTTCTTTTCAGAGACAAGCACATCGTATGGATTACAACTCGAGCATAAGCATCAGTGATTGTTGGGATCAATGCATGAGAGATTGTTCCTGCATTGGTTTTAGTACGCTATCCAACCTTGATACTAGATGCCGCCTCTACAACAGTGAAtttgtagagaaaaaaaaaaccggcAATCAAGAAAAGCTTTTTGTTCgtgaaagaaaaaaggttaTTGCTCGTGAAACTGATAAGAAAGCCTCATTTGCAATTTGTTTAAGTCATTTTCacttaattttgattggattgGTTCAATTTGAAGCCAGGAAGCTTATTCTGAATATTGCAAAGCATGCCTATTGAATGTAAGTGTATTGATCGATGTAGACATATAAAGAGctcattatttaattaattagtggcTTATTTTGAATATTGCAAAGGTTTTTGCTCGGTATCCTCCGGTCCATCAAAACTGAATTTATGcgtattttgaatttttcttttaggATTTGCTTTTAAGTTTTTCCTTACATGAACCTTACAATGTCAATAGACTTTTGGATGGCTAGTTCTGTGTAGATTGaatgtttgtttcattttttgctGACTTTTTGAACCTTTATGGCTAAATTTACTTCAGATAGTTATGATTAGGAGACACTAGTAGAAAACAAAGATGGTGGACATGGGTCATATCAGCAGTAGCCATGATTGCTTTAGTTTTTATCTTAGGACGCTTATTATGCTTTTGGTGTTGGAAAAAAGATCAAGGTAAGATTTTAGCTACTAAATATAAGATCAAATCATTTATAGACTCATATAAGCATTAGGTTTAACTATGAGTATTTAGTGCAACAGGGGAGGATCAAAATTTGTTTGATCATAGGATAAAATTTCAAGTGGAACAATTTACACGTGCGTCCCTTTTGGAGGCTACTAGAAACTGCGCCACAACAAATAAACTTGGAAAAGGTGGTTTTGGCCCTGTATATAATAAGGTAAGGTTTGATCTGCTACAACTTCCATTGTGCTTTTGTTAACAAGTTTTAATGCTCTCTCTTGTGTCTCACTAATTCAGAGAACGCATCGGGGCAAGAGATAGATGTGAAGATGTTGTCTAAAGTATCTAGACaaggagaagaagagtttaGGAATGAGGTTGATATCATTGACAAACTCCAGCACAGAAACCTTGTCACACTTTTGGCTTTCGTGTTAGCGGAGATGAAAAAATGGTAGTTTATGAATACTtgcctaacaaaaaaaaaagcttgtatTATTACCTCTTTGGTTAGTAGCGGAGATATTAAAatctataatacaaaattattttgatactacataaagctaattacaaatcaggtaaattattttacatttattcctAAAATATTTGAGaggttcaaatttaaaatctaaaatatcTGATAACTAGAAGGCTATgccaaaaaagcaaaaacactGTAACGAAGGAGAtctactaaaaaataaaaaataaaaaaataaaattcattttttaaacataattaaaaaagtcttattttaaaaaaataaataaaaatttctgtttcaaaagaaaattacaaattttcatttaaacatttttttaaattaaaattttactttttttagaaaaaaaaaattaattaaaatttttttttatcttttttttaaaaaaaaaaaattcataggagtatttttgttttactgaAAAATCTATaaaggtatttttatcttttggctAGTCTTGGAGAATATTatcaatgttttgataatttgtgaggaatattatcacaattaaaaatttagaaggACATTATGAATTGAGtgataatataaataaattacataaattttcaacaaaaaaaaaaaaaaaaaagagtgaaagaTAGCTATTTGctaaacacaaaataatttataaatcatttaaatGAAACCAAATTGAGCGCATTGGTCACGTACTCTTTTTGGGAACATCAATTTATTAAGAAAGGTAAAATTATTTAACGCATGGTACGGCATGTCCCTAAAAAGGATTGCAATTAACACGTGACAGGATTCTCACTGTCATCTAAGATGTTACTTTCTTTGTcctttatctatttatttttaaggtaAGCAAGAACAAGCGACAAGTAAATTCTTTgtcacaaaaaccaaaaattacaaaatctaTAACACAAAATTAATCTTTACAGCAATTTAGTCATAGTTTCAAAAGAAATCTTCAAAGACCCTCGATTTTatggtccaaatttttttttaagtggttagGATATAATGtaagagaaatttgaaaaaattgttattttaattatgcatgtgtgttttagttgtCATTCTTCAATAAAGATTGgagttttcttttcctattaggatttattttcctttttctattaggatttgtatttcttttccaattaggtttgcttttcattttcttgttaatttaggaggtgtcTACTCTATATAAAGGtatctagtctttgttatttttcaacttcagtttatattttcaattaaatttgagtATTTCAGAGTTATttatctgtttgcttatttggggcaattagagactttctcttttctatttgttattttctttcttcctaaatttctttttcaatcttcaattcttagtttctgttgctattatacgctgtcagaacaatcttagTTTTGCCCGACGTTAGGATATGTATTAGGGTGTGAGTTCGAATTTTCGAAATAGAGAATCTTTACatatgcctaattagtattagccgccttgaattttcattgatgcCCTGGTGAGGTTGGGTCAAGCTATAACTCAGTCGGAATTGAGAGACTGCCTGTAATTTTGCCCGATGTTAGGACATGTATTAGGGTGTGAGTTCGAATTTTCGAAATAGAGAATCCTTACATATGcttaattagtattagccgccttgaattttcattgatgTCTTGGTGGGGTTAGGTCAAGCTATGGTTCAGTCGGACTTGAGAGACTGCCTGTAGTTTCCACCGTCTAGGCCTTTTCTGTACGGCTcccagggccggctcaatggctaggccacTGAGGCAGTCACCTAAGGCCCCTAATTGGTCAGGcccaaaaaattttttaataaggcctaaaaaaattttaattttattttaacttaaggcctaattttattttatttttttaaataaggcttaaaattttttctcataaaaatttaaggtcTCTAAAATAAGGCCTCAATATAATAAGCACTTgcaaaataagaccaattaatcccaaaaaaaaaaatgccacatcaatttttttgggtaattaattaaaagttaaacttagaAGTTATGAAATAACaataagaatgaaaataataataatattattaaaatataataatattattaaaataaatattatttaattaatatttaaatattttaaaaaataaggtccaatttcaaaatttcgcctaaggcccctaaatacattgagccggccctgacGACTCCCTACGCATTATCACTTTGTTCCCTTGAACTATAACTCATTGTTACTTTGCCTTATAAACTACAACGAATTGTCACTTTGACTGTCTAAGTTTAACGCCTTTGACTAACGAAATGAGAGTTTTGgacacaaaatagtagtttaatGGGGTCAGCAGTAGGATTGTTAGTTTATGGGACAAATTGACAATGTGTTGTACTTAATGAgaggaaaaggtaattaccaaaaaaaaattagccaaaTTTCATCAACTAGCTTAACAGATTATGATAgcttaaaatatcaaaattaataaaattatgaaacttgttttatttaaataagtgtCTCAATAATATAATCTGGATGAAATTTGAGTATAAGTATTACattatttgtttgatattcCTTGAGAATCTCTGAATTTGAGAGGttcaaattaaaatctaaaatatcCGATGAACCAACCAGAAGGCTCCGCCTAAAAAGCTAAAACACTGTAACGAAGGATATCTACTAATTTAATCCTATTTAAAGCGATAAAAGCAACGGCTGCTGCGGCGcgtacagagagagagagagagccaatAGTAGCGCGTAaactttatttgattttgtccTTACATACCGACGAAAAAAAGCCATGCCTCGTTGTACGTGAAGATGCTTACTCAGTTTACAGAGCTGGTTTTGTTACTATCCTCACCGTCACCTTACTTTTAATCTGGCGCACTGACACGATGAATGGTACGTGTCATTCCCAGCTCCtctatatatatcatctctCTCCTCCGCTTCCTGGCACATCTCATCTCCTTCAATCTCTACTTTATTTCAGTAGAAGAAAATAATCATGGCCAGCAAATCGCTTGGGCTTCTCTTTTTGCTGCTCGTTGTCTTGGCTTCTCGTAAGCCTCTCtcttgattcttttcttttcattttgttttgggtccatttggttttctttgcttattttttgtttattggtATGATATATGCAGAAGAAATGGTGAAGCCAGCAGAGGGAAGAGTTTGCGAGTCACAGAGCCACAAGTTCCACGGGCCATGCTTGGGTGACCACAACTGTGCTTTGGTGTGCAGGAATGAAGGTTTCTCCGGCGGAGATTGCAAAGGACTCCGTCGCCGGTGTTTCTGCACCAGGCTTTGTTAGCTGCTGCGCGCGCAACCACGTACGTACGGCCGGCCACATGCATGCAGGAGGAGGAGTAATCATCATGAATAAAAGCCGTAGTAGTTGTTGTAGGTGTAGGGGTACGGTTTGTGTATTTGTGTTGTGAAAGCGTAAATAAGCATTCTCTTCCGTTTGGTCGGGTGTCATCTAGTCATGACCTCCTTGCCCGATGGAATTGTGTGTTTTCAGCTTTTTATTCCAGTTAAGAAACTATATTTGCCTTTTATTTTAGCCagttttcttcacttttttttttccttataatttgGTGCTTTGGGAACTAAGATATGTTCTTGATCTACATGATGACATTAATGTGATCTTGCTCAAGTATTTATTCCAACATAAAATgtgtttgatattatttttcttcacatttttgtcttttttgtccGTTAAATCTGTGGATCACATCACCTGTAGAAAAGTTCAATCAGTGTGGTGTTATTAAAACCTCCTCCTTTTTTGTGTGGGGGCatgtaaaaaagtaaaataaaatctgtGGATCACATGTGAAGTGCGCAGCTTTAATGGTGAATTTTATCTCTTACACAAAAATggataaaatataaatacaagtAGAAAACCGAACATCTCTCATCCGAGATATGTATACACACAAGCATAGCACTTGAAAAATGCCAAAAGGAAATTATTGTAGCCTTGTTGGTTTGGTTTTATCacgatttgttttttttttttttcttcgatcGTCTTATTTGCCTCGCATGTTGTTATTAGTATATCGTTTCGTAGCAAATAAGGAAAACAAGGAATCTATCAATTATTTGAAAGAAGTAATTAAATGCTATGCATTGGGATTTTAAgataatttgataattttcagAATAAAAAAGACGATAGTATAGCTTTACTCTTATTTCAAAATATCTTAAACATATGATTAACCCTACatactccataaaaaaaaaacatcttacataccatatttttttaactaataCTATTTATATTATGTCAcgtattttatttatatttgttcaaattttggtCAATTATTTAAAGATTACTAGCtactactttttttctttttcttttttaattctttatttatttatttacttattattattatacataACCTATTAATTGAAGGAAGCTTACCAGACTGCGATTTCCAttcacacacacagatatatatatagaataggCCTGAAAACTCTGTCGTTCCAATACAGAGCGTGAGTATCATCATTTTGATTCTACAATTCAAAGAATAAAACAAGCATGCCCGCACATAGCTGGCTAGGTATCATGAACGATGTAATCTGTTTTTCTGGTatcataacaattttttataccattTGTTTAGTACGCTaattcgatatatatatatatatatatatttatatatggtGTTGATCACATGGGTCTACCTTGATTGTTCATAGACTATATATTTGGGTCGTCCTAATCATGTTGCTTTTGCTGAAATGATTTCACTTGATTTTAGTGATCGACTGTTTTTTTATTAGGCCATTCAACCttcaaaagttaaaataaatttaattgcaTTCACATTAACTAGACAATGtgcatataatatattatattataggaTAATGCTATGTATTCTCTTTATATGcccatataatatattatattaactagacaataagggtatttttaaaaatttttaaagaaagcaTGCCATCATGTGATTCCGCCTCGGTATACATTTTTTAGCATAATacttaaaatcattattaaattttagaacgattataaattcaaaaataagttttactGTCACGTGAAAGAGTGTATGGTAAAGTAATAATCCAAGAGTATAGCATGTATGTATGTTAACCCATGCTAGAATATAATGGGCACCAAATGTGAATGCATATTAAACCTCATTTGCTAGAGAAGTGGATTTTAGATATCTCTTGATATCTCTCCTGACttgggggattttttttttattattattatccaaGTCGTTCAAATAATGAAAAAGGTGAAAGAAGACAGGCATAAGAACTTTTTAGATTCTGAAAGATATTAAAGAAGATTTGCTTAAAGGCcgaaatagtgattttgaaagatgTCTATGAGATTGCTTTTagccttaaaaaataaaataaaaaaatttgacaatcTCTTGATAGTGATGGTACATTTTGAAGCAGCTTCTCGTTATCTTTCTTTACATCCAGCCCAATCAGGTCATTACCACCAATCaaacaaaaatcccaaaattcaacaattatcataaccaaacaaacacacaagAACAACCTAGATCAACACAAATCACTATCACCCAATCAGCCATCAATTTCCAGAGGAAACCAAAAATCAACACCCACAATTATCCACAATCCCAAAAATTCCAATAAAAGCCTAACCAACCCAGTTGTCACAAAGCTTCATCGGAGCTGGGTGGGTCGCAGGTCCACCACTCCAACCGTTGCCCCACCGACGACGGTCAGCACTCCGATCCACAACCGTGCCTCCCTCGCCCTCTCTCACACACAAACCCACAATTTAAGGTACATGTTACTGGTGGTACATGtaccttcaatttttctcttacTTAATTTTCAAAACAGTTTAGAAAATCTTTAGTAATActaatatttgaaaataaatttcaaaagtatgTTTCTAGGTAAACAAAATTTGCACGTTAATGTTCAACaatcataacaaaataaacTGGAAAGAGGAGTTTTAAGTGTTAGAGTATCTCCAGCAGTGtatctaaaataagaatattagttatatttagctatttttgccatttttttgcTCCAGTAGACtagattgaatataatattatttccacattattttctctcttctctctctccctcaacgtttctctctcttctctcttcttttaacGGCTTGGTTCAGCACAACCTTCCTTGGACCTTTGGAGACTCATTTTCTCCAACAAGAAAGTTCATCTACACTCCCATTTTGTTGAGACACCGGCAACATTGGTTCCCATTGTTATCGCGAGTCATTCTCATTCCACAACATTATTGCCgttgttattgttttgatgTTGTCCTTGCTGCTCCTCTTCGATTTCTGACCAATAGAGCATAACCTAAGGGGGCATGGATTTCTCGACTGCTTTGCTATTCCCTTCTCAACATGACACAAAAGGGTATGACTAGTGATAGAAATCATACCGAGGAGAGGATGAAGGGGTTCATATAGTAGTTGAGATTAAATCTCAACCATTGATCAAAGTtaattttagctaaaattaactttatttaCAATCCAGTAAATCCAACCACTGGATTTActaaaattaactttatttaCAATCCAGTAAATCCAACCACTGGATTTACCTGAGAAGTATCTTACCGTTTAGATCAAACCACTAGATCGAACAATTTTGACTGTctaaaaataaatgatcatgATTAGATCGCTCCGATGCTAAATACCAAGTGCGCCATTAAGGTGCCAAGCCCTTGCCACGAGCGCGCGTGTGCGTGTGCGTCCGGTGCTTCGCACTGTACTAGAGTATTCACTTGTGTGTATACACCTAAGCAATTCTAATAGCTTAAAGTTTGTTGGGCCTTATAAATGTCAGCTCcactttctctctttcaaaTGTAAAACTCtcttcattcaatgctctttaaaaccttcCATTTTAAAACTCCAaatacacaaaataatatatatatatattgaaaatatttcaataatcCCCcaccattttcaaaatcaaaaaataactTAACTAGAATATAAAAACTCATGCATAAATGAAGGTGTCTTGAAGACTTGAACATTCACTTAGTGATAATATGTCAAAGCTAATCAGAATAACATGGTAAATAAACTTTGAACCAGNNNNNNNNNNNNNNNNNNNNNNNNNNNNNNNNNNNNNNNNNNNNNNNNNNNNNNNNNNNNNNNNNNNNNNNNNNNNNNNNNNNNNNNNNNNNNNNNNNNNGATCTCACAAAATCAATGGTAATTATTCCATCAGTGATTAATTGCCTTACATAACTATGCCTTAAACCAATATGCCTTGATTTATCATTATAAATATGACTATAAGCCCGCGATAACGTAGCCTGACTATCACAATGTAAAGGGAGACATAGATTTAGGCCATATAggaatttatattaataaatttatcaaCCATTCAGCTTCTTTGCTATAAGAAGCCAAAACCACAAACTCTACCGCCATGGTGGAGTCTGTAATAAGGATCTGTTTCTTAGAACCCCAGGAGATAGCTCCTCCACAAGAGTGGAAATCCACCCACTGATTAATTTGTGATCATCATTCTCTGTGATCCAATTAGCATTTGTATATCCTTCCAATACTATAGGATATCCACTGTTTAATATACCATGATTCatggtattttttaaatatttaagaatCCTGTGCACAAAAATCCAATGAATATAACTAGGGTTACTAgtatatttacttattttaccCACTGCATATGCAATGTGAGGGCTAGTGCATGTCATTGCATACATCAAACATCCAATAACTCAAGCATTTTTCAATTGATCTATAGAGAGACCAATATTATGATACAATTTCATGCTAGCATCAAAAGGTGTAGTCATAGGTTTGCAATCAAATTGATTAAACCTTTTAAGAACCTTTTCAACATAATGAGACCGATTAAAAACTAATCAATTCTCATT
Protein-coding sequences here:
- the LOC132166515 gene encoding defensin-like protein 1, with amino-acid sequence MASKSLGLLFLLLVVLASQEMVKPAEGRVCESQSHKFHGPCLGDHNCALVCRNEGFSGGDCKGLRRRCFCTRLC